The nucleotide sequence AAATCTTTCGGCTTTATTCCGCCGATAAAAATCACCTTATCTTCTAAATTGTTTTTCTCAACTAAACCCCCTAGCCGTTCTTCATCCGCTCCATCGCCAACAATCACATAAATTAAATCGGGAATTTTTAATAAAACTTCGGGCAATGCTTTGATTACCATATCTATCCCCTTTCTCTCAACCAACCGGCCAATTGTTAAAAGAATTTTTTTATTTTTTAATCCATACGCATTTTTCAATTTTTCTATATCCTCACTTGTTGGTTTTTGATATTGGGATAAATCAAGACAGGGATTGATGATTTTAATTTTTTCTTTCTGAACACCTAATTTATTCACCTCATTGGCAGTAAAAGAACTGTTGGCAACCACCAGCTCGGCATTTTGAAGAATTTTTACAAGCCAGATTTTTTTTCGCGGATGACTTTGCGGATGAAGTATGTCTAATCCATGCGTGTAAACAACGTAAGGAATCCGGAAAGTTTTTTTAAAAAGATACGCCACATATCCCATCGGCAAGACGTGGCTGATATGAAGCACTTCTATCTTTTCTTTTCTGACAATTTTCAGCGCGGGCAAAAAAGCCCTTAACCATTTTGGCCTGAAAATTTTATAAAGTAATTTTTTCCTATAGATTTTATAATTCTGCCTTTTATCAAACTCCTTGTCGCCGGAAATTTTATTCGCTAAAACACAAATCCTGTCTTCCGGCAAATGAGAAAAGATATTGTAAAGATAGTTGGCTATCCCTCCAATTTGCGGTGGAAATTCAAGAGTAATAAGAAGAATTTTTTTCATAAAATCTTAAGTGCTATCCTCTTTTTTGAAAAGTGTTCTAAAAATTTTAGTCACATCTTCTTTGGTTAAACCCCTAACCAACATCAAAAAACCAAAAAAAGAGATAATCCCCGCGGGAACCCCTAAAATCCAGTTTATATACGTTTTAGTATAAAATACCATAAAACCCATAAAGACCCCAGAAATCGTCGTTTTAAGGGCAAATTTGAGCAAATTTAGGCCTGTTCCAGGCACAATTCGAAAAACCCAGAACAAATCCAGTACTAAAAATAAACTATGGCCAGATAGGGCGGAAATTACGGCCCCCAAAAGTCC is from Patescibacteria group bacterium and encodes:
- a CDS encoding glycosyltransferase family 4 protein, with product MKKILLITLEFPPQIGGIANYLYNIFSHLPEDRICVLANKISGDKEFDKRQNYKIYRKKLLYKIFRPKWLRAFLPALKIVRKEKIEVLHISHVLPMGYVAYLFKKTFRIPYVVYTHGLDILHPQSHPRKKIWLVKILQNAELVVANSSFTANEVNKLGVQKEKIKIINPCLDLSQYQKPTSEDIEKLKNAYGLKNKKILLTIGRLVERKGIDMVIKALPEVLLKIPDLIYVIVGDGADEERLGGLVEKNNLEDKVIFIGGIKPKDLGLYHSLADVFIMPSRQLANGDVEGFGIVYLEANLFGKPVIAGRSGGVPDAVKNGVNGLLVNPENVEEITGAIIKLFLNQELYNQLAEQGERGVREKFICQNFNNFLK